The Temnothorax longispinosus isolate EJ_2023e chromosome 4, Tlon_JGU_v1, whole genome shotgun sequence genome has a window encoding:
- the LOC139811635 gene encoding sodium/hydrogen exchanger 9B1 isoform X1: MQPIPEDEPTASTSTDARAPNNKQIREKSIEIAEVEDEDEEHDDNTCCHRATFCNPVLREILVTNVISTCFELQLTWADLFWLATVCGMTLLTWAVLYFLLGDMVLPGGSIFGLLVLVVLSYALGWTLACIPRLHLPPVFGMLLAGIILRNTDVYNIHDMLGPGTTSKIRTFCLTFIMVRAGLQLTTTALRAHPVFVMILALVPCTVETLAVTVSCKYLLEFPWNWSFMTGAIVACMSPVVTVNCLLTLSEQGYGEDKGLASLLCTAASIDDVHIVSLFSICFSFVFSNDDGRTEWWSYIPGGIRDFLLGLIMGIILGFALVFFPHRNHKYATWYRIGGLALASLMCTTAASRLAVTGGGYLATIILSFIAVHGWRILTISYDTTPFHKAFHFLWHFVQPILGGVIGADIDFRNWAISRFGLYLACVLMGISVRSTTAFLTTIRMPFTWKERLFIAIAWVPKGTLQAALAPMAFERARKEGDPTKIELALDVVKISVIAIVFLAPLGAIGMMTSGPYLLNKISIEEHQRERELSYMRIVALQPVRTRKKTKKPVHSDTVKTLSPIEST; encoded by the exons ATGCAACCTATTCCTGAAGATGAACCAACCGCATCCACCTCCACAGATGCGCGAGCACCGAATAATAAACAGATACGAGAGAA ATCGATCGAGATAGCGGAGGTAGAAGACGAGGACGAGGAACACGATGACAACACCTGTTGTCACCGTGCGACTTTCTGCAATCCGGTGTTACGAGAGATTCTCGTGACCAACGTAATCTCCACGTGTTTCGAGCTACAGCTGACATGGGCGGACCTCTTCTGGCTCGCGACCGTGTGCGGCATGACCCTGCTGACCTGGGCCGTTTTGTACTTCCTGCTGGGCGACATGGTACTACCCGGCGGCAGCATATTTGGCCTGCTCGTCCTCGTCGTACTTTCCTACGCGCTCGGCTGGACCCTCGCCTGCATTCCGCGGCTGCATCTTCCGCCCGTCTTCGGCATGCTTCTCGCCGGTATAATACTACGTAATACCGACGTCTACAATATACACGATATGCTCGGGCCGGGCACGACGTCCAAGATCAGGACCTTCTGCCTGACCTTCATCATGGTACGTGCTGGCCTGCAGCTGACGACGACCGCGCTGAGGGCGCATCCCGTGTTTGTGATGATCCTGGCCCTCGTCCCGTGCACCGTCGAGACGTTGGCCGTCACCGTCTCGTGTAAATATCTTCTCGAATTCCCGTGGAATTGGTCCTTCATGACGGG GGCAATTGTGGCCTGCATGTCTCCTGTAGTAACGGTCAACTGCCTCCTCACCTTATCCGAACAGGGTTACGGAGAAGACAAAGGACTCGCCAGCTTGTTGTGTACCGCGGCGTCTATCGACGATGTCCACATCGTGTCTTTGTTCTCCATCTGCTTCTCTTTCGTTTTTAGCAACG ATGACGGCAGAACAGAATGGTGGTCCTATATCCCCGGCGGGATTCGAGATTTCCTCCTGGGACTTATAATGGGAATTATCTTGGGCTTTGCCCTGGTCTTTTTCCCTCATCGCAATCAC AAATACGCGACGTGGTATCGCATCGGTGGCTTAGCTCTCGCATCTTTAATGTGCACCACAGCAGCATCGAGACTGGCGGTCACAGGTGGAGGATATCTCGCCACTATTATACTATCGTTCATAGCCGTTCACGGATGGCGAATTTTAACGATTTCGTATGAT ACGACACCCTTTCACAAGGCGTTTCATTTTCTATGGCACTTCGTGCAACCGATTTTAGGAGGCGTGATTGGCGCCGATATTGATTTTAGAAACTGGGCTATATCCAGATTCGGACTTTACCTCGCTTGTGTACTCATGGGAATATCT GTGCGCAGTACTACCGCCTTTTTAACGACAATCCGAATGCCTTTCACATGGAAAGAACGACTCTTCATCGCCATAGCTTGGGTACCGAAAGGAACTTTACag gcGGCGTTAGCGCCGATGGCGTTTGAGCGTGCCAGAAAGGAAGGCGACCCCACGAAAATAGAATTAGCTCTCGACGTGGTGAAGATATCTGTAATTGCCATAGTATTTCTAGCGCCACTTGGAGCAATCGGCATGATGACCAGCGGTCCCTATCTCTTGAACAAGATCAGTATCGAGGAGCACCAAAGGGAGCGGGAATTGAGCTATATGCGCATTGTCGCTCTGCAACCTGTTAGAACGcgcaaaaaaacaaagaaaccAGTCCACTCAGATACCGTTAAGACTCTCTCGCCAATAGAATCGACTTAG
- the LOC139811635 gene encoding sodium/hydrogen exchanger 9B1 isoform X2 — MQPIPEDEPTASTSTDARAPNNKQIREKSIEIAEVEDEDEEHDDNTCCHRATFCNPVLREILVTNVISTCFELQLTWADLFWLATVCGMTLLTWAVLYFLLGDMVLPGGSIFGLLVLVVLSYALGWTLACIPRLHLPPVFGMLLAGIILRNTDVYNIHDMLGPGTTSKIRTFCLTFIMVRAGLQLTTTALRAHPVFVMILALVPCTVETLAVTVSCKYLLEFPWNWSFMTGAIVACMSPVVTVNCLLTLSEQGYGEDKGLASLLCTAASIDDVHIVSLFSICFSFVFSNDDGRTEWWSYIPGGIRDFLLGLIMGIILGFALVFFPHRNHKYATWYRIGGLALASLMCTTAASRLAVTGGGYLATIILSFIAVHGWRILTISYDTTPFHKAFHFLWHFVQPILGGVIGADIDFRNWAISRFGLYLACVLMGISVRSTTAFLTTIRMPFTWKERLFIAIAWVPKGTLQRHLEQSA, encoded by the exons ATGCAACCTATTCCTGAAGATGAACCAACCGCATCCACCTCCACAGATGCGCGAGCACCGAATAATAAACAGATACGAGAGAA ATCGATCGAGATAGCGGAGGTAGAAGACGAGGACGAGGAACACGATGACAACACCTGTTGTCACCGTGCGACTTTCTGCAATCCGGTGTTACGAGAGATTCTCGTGACCAACGTAATCTCCACGTGTTTCGAGCTACAGCTGACATGGGCGGACCTCTTCTGGCTCGCGACCGTGTGCGGCATGACCCTGCTGACCTGGGCCGTTTTGTACTTCCTGCTGGGCGACATGGTACTACCCGGCGGCAGCATATTTGGCCTGCTCGTCCTCGTCGTACTTTCCTACGCGCTCGGCTGGACCCTCGCCTGCATTCCGCGGCTGCATCTTCCGCCCGTCTTCGGCATGCTTCTCGCCGGTATAATACTACGTAATACCGACGTCTACAATATACACGATATGCTCGGGCCGGGCACGACGTCCAAGATCAGGACCTTCTGCCTGACCTTCATCATGGTACGTGCTGGCCTGCAGCTGACGACGACCGCGCTGAGGGCGCATCCCGTGTTTGTGATGATCCTGGCCCTCGTCCCGTGCACCGTCGAGACGTTGGCCGTCACCGTCTCGTGTAAATATCTTCTCGAATTCCCGTGGAATTGGTCCTTCATGACGGG GGCAATTGTGGCCTGCATGTCTCCTGTAGTAACGGTCAACTGCCTCCTCACCTTATCCGAACAGGGTTACGGAGAAGACAAAGGACTCGCCAGCTTGTTGTGTACCGCGGCGTCTATCGACGATGTCCACATCGTGTCTTTGTTCTCCATCTGCTTCTCTTTCGTTTTTAGCAACG ATGACGGCAGAACAGAATGGTGGTCCTATATCCCCGGCGGGATTCGAGATTTCCTCCTGGGACTTATAATGGGAATTATCTTGGGCTTTGCCCTGGTCTTTTTCCCTCATCGCAATCAC AAATACGCGACGTGGTATCGCATCGGTGGCTTAGCTCTCGCATCTTTAATGTGCACCACAGCAGCATCGAGACTGGCGGTCACAGGTGGAGGATATCTCGCCACTATTATACTATCGTTCATAGCCGTTCACGGATGGCGAATTTTAACGATTTCGTATGAT ACGACACCCTTTCACAAGGCGTTTCATTTTCTATGGCACTTCGTGCAACCGATTTTAGGAGGCGTGATTGGCGCCGATATTGATTTTAGAAACTGGGCTATATCCAGATTCGGACTTTACCTCGCTTGTGTACTCATGGGAATATCT GTGCGCAGTACTACCGCCTTTTTAACGACAATCCGAATGCCTTTCACATGGAAAGAACGACTCTTCATCGCCATAGCTTGGGTACCGAAAGGAACTTTACag CGCCACTTGGAGCAATCGGCATGA